One region of Hemiscyllium ocellatum isolate sHemOce1 chromosome 32, sHemOce1.pat.X.cur, whole genome shotgun sequence genomic DNA includes:
- the gh1 gene encoding somatotropin → MAEELDKYSASVFTVETATSKPELQDSLGTEVGWKCQSSKMLLKLHMHNPAQLSIDALFISHPVKCIPMTYLPISLSLCSVALALMWVSMLYPRDLEAYPLLPLSELFAKAVHRAQHLHLVAAETCKDFERKYIPEEQRHSHKSSPSAFCQSETIPAPTGKEDAQQRSDKELLLYSLLLIRSWFDSVQNSRAFRTSDRVYDKLRDLEEGIYALLKTLEDGGSSQGFDWLTFFYDRFDGNLSEEALMKNYGLLACFKKDMHKVETYLKVMNCKRFAESNCTV, encoded by the exons atggcagaggaactcgATAAGTATTCTGCATCGGTTTTCACAGTTGAAACTGCTACCAGCaaaccagaacttcaagacagtctGGGGACAGAG GTTGGTTGGAAATGTCAAAGCAGTAAGATGCTGTTGAAACTTCATATGCACAACCCAGCTCAGCTCAGTATTGATGCCTTATTCATTTCTCACCCTGTGAAATGTATACCAATGACATATTTACCAATTA GTTTGTCACTGTGTTCCGTTGCCTTGGCCCTGATgtgggtttccatgctgtaccccAGAGATCTGGAAGCGTACCCTTTGCTGCCTCTGTCTGAACTTTTCGCCAAAGCTGTGCACAGGGCACAGCATCTACATCTCGTTGCCGCGGAAACCTGCAAGGATTTT GAACGAAAATATATCCCGGAAGAGCAGCGCCACTCTCACAAGAgttcaccctctgctttctgccagtctgAAACCATCCCAGCACCAACGGGCAAGGAGGATGCCCAGCAACGATCG GATAAGGAGCTGTTACTGTACTCGCTGCTTCTCATTCGGTCCTGGTTCGATTCCGTTCAGAACAGTAGGGCTTTCCGAACCTCAGACAGGGTGTACGACAAATTGCGGGACCTGGAAGAAGGTATCTATGCTCTGTTGAAG ACTCTGGAAGATGGAGGCTCTTCACAAGGTTTTGACTGGCTGACATTTTTCTATGACAGGTTTGATGGAAACTTAAGTGAAGAAGCTTTGATGAAAAACTATGGTCTCCTGGCTTGTTTTAAGAAGGATATGCACAAAGTTGAAACCTACCTGAAAGTTATGAATTGCAAACGCTTTGCAGAGAGTAACTGTACTGTGTAG